A window of the Eretmochelys imbricata isolate rEreImb1 chromosome 7, rEreImb1.hap1, whole genome shotgun sequence genome harbors these coding sequences:
- the RAB1B gene encoding ras-related protein Rab-1B: MNPEYDYLFKLLLIGDSGVGKSCLLLRFADDTYTESYISTIGVDFKIRTIELDGKTIKLQIWDTAGQERFRTITSSYYRGAHGIIVVYDVTDQESYSNVKQWLQEIERYASENVNKLLVGNKCDLTTKKVVDYTTAKEFADSLGIPFLETSAKNATNVEQSFMTMAAEIKKRMGPGATTGGDRPNLRIDSTPVKPAGGGCC, from the exons ATGAACCCCGAGTA CGATTACCTGTTCAAGCTGCTGCTGATTGGAGACTCAGGTGTGGGGaagtcctgcctcctgctgcgATTTGCT GATGACACCTACACAGAGAGCTACATCAGCACCATTGGGGTGGACTTCAAAATCCGGACCATTGAGCTGGACGGCAAAACCATCAAACTACAGATT TGGGATACCGCTGGTCAGGAGCGGTTCCGGACCATCACCTCCAGCTACTACAGAGGGGCGCATGGCATCATTGTGGTGTATGATGTAACAGATCAG GAGTCCTACAGCAATGTgaagcagtggctgcaggagaTCGAGCGCTATGCCAGCGAGAATGTCAACAAGTTGCTGGTGGGCAACAAGTGCGACCTCACTACCAAGAAAGTGGTGGACTACACCACCGCCAAG GAATTTGCAGACTCCTTGGGCATCCCGTTCTTGGAGACCAGCGCCAAAAACGCCACCAACGTGGAGCAGTCATTCATGACCATGGCAGCTGAGATCAAGAAGCGCATGGGCCCTGGCGCCACCACTGGCGGGGACAGACCCAATCTCAGAATCGACAGCACTCCAGTCAAACCAGCGGGTGGAGGTTGCTGCTGA